One region of Microbacterium sp. M28 genomic DNA includes:
- a CDS encoding acylneuraminate cytidylyltransferase: MTRNVAIIPARGGSKQVPRKNLRRVGGVPLVERAVRAAAAASGVDLVVVSTDDAEIAAVAAAAGARVITRPAEISGDTASSESAVLHAMDELEGTGIPVGIVVFVQATSPFIPTAGIDEAIGLIADGRCDSAFSAHETYGFLWRRGEDRAAEAINHDAAHRPRRQDREPHYLETGAFYAFDAAGFRAAGHRFFGRIGIVEVPEQTAVEIDDAHQLAMADAVADLVEASDVDVRIPVRAVVTDFDGVHTDDTALVDSEGREHVRVSREDGMGVSLLRRAGIPMLILSTETNPVVRARADKLQVPVLHGIDDKATALAGWAADNGVALSDIAYLGNDVNDLAAMAIVGWPVAVGNAHPAVREQARVVLERNGGRGAVRELVERVLPR; encoded by the coding sequence CGCAGCGGCCGCGGCATCCGGAGTCGACCTCGTCGTCGTGTCGACCGACGATGCCGAGATCGCGGCCGTGGCGGCCGCCGCCGGTGCGCGCGTGATCACGCGACCGGCGGAGATCTCCGGGGACACCGCCTCCTCCGAGAGCGCGGTGCTGCACGCGATGGACGAGCTCGAAGGCACCGGCATCCCGGTCGGGATCGTCGTGTTCGTGCAGGCCACGTCGCCGTTCATCCCCACCGCCGGCATCGACGAGGCGATCGGGCTCATCGCCGACGGACGCTGCGACAGCGCGTTCTCGGCGCACGAGACGTACGGGTTCCTGTGGCGGCGAGGAGAAGACCGCGCCGCGGAGGCGATCAACCACGACGCGGCGCATCGGCCACGGCGACAGGACCGGGAGCCGCACTACCTCGAGACCGGTGCGTTCTACGCGTTCGATGCCGCGGGCTTCCGGGCCGCGGGGCATCGCTTCTTCGGCCGGATCGGGATCGTCGAGGTGCCGGAGCAGACCGCCGTCGAGATCGACGACGCCCACCAGCTCGCGATGGCCGACGCGGTCGCGGATCTCGTGGAGGCTTCGGATGTCGACGTGCGGATCCCGGTGCGCGCGGTCGTGACCGACTTCGACGGCGTGCACACCGACGACACCGCGCTCGTCGACAGCGAGGGACGCGAGCACGTGCGCGTCAGCCGCGAAGACGGCATGGGCGTCTCGCTGCTGCGCAGGGCCGGCATCCCGATGCTGATCCTGTCCACCGAGACCAACCCGGTGGTGCGGGCGCGGGCGGACAAGCTCCAGGTGCCGGTGCTGCACGGCATCGACGACAAGGCCACCGCGCTCGCGGGCTGGGCGGCCGACAACGGCGTCGCGCTGAGCGACATCGCGTACCTCGGCAACGACGTCAACGACCTCGCCGCGATGGCGATCGTCGGCTGGCCGGTGGCGGTCGGCAACGCGCACCCCGCCGTGCGGGAGCAGGCGCGGGTCGTGCTGGAACGCAACGGCGGACGGGGTGCCGTTCGCGAACTCGTCGAGAGGGTGTTGCCTCGCTGA